From Paenibacillus sp. GP183, one genomic window encodes:
- a CDS encoding DUF1573 domain-containing protein, whose amino-acid sequence MNSLTLKQFQDQVSELLLRHRSLLDVLSKFQQSNAAVNRSVIKSITECGCIEVNAAKQAYYPDMTMEEARVTLGTHVEGHLCENCMEAVSSELGTNLFYMSALGNILDVNLEKVVENESKKCSTLGFFNMS is encoded by the coding sequence ATGAACTCCCTGACTTTGAAGCAGTTTCAGGATCAAGTATCTGAATTATTACTCCGTCACCGTAGTTTGCTTGATGTTTTATCGAAGTTTCAACAATCCAATGCTGCGGTTAACCGTTCCGTTATCAAATCCATAACCGAGTGCGGCTGTATTGAAGTCAATGCCGCCAAGCAAGCCTATTATCCGGATATGACGATGGAAGAAGCGCGGGTAACACTTGGAACACACGTAGAGGGCCATTTGTGTGAAAACTGCATGGAAGCTGTAAGTTCGGAGCTTGGTACGAATCTGTTCTATATGTCCGCACTCGGCAACATTCTGGATGTCAATCTGGAAAAGGTTGTGGAGAACGAATCTAAAAAATGTTCAACTCTTGGCTTTTTCAACATGTCCTGA
- a CDS encoding PIN/TRAM domain-containing protein, translating into MMRKWLQIIFAIIGGVLGFEWSGWNGYALWMMGAIAFIMCLAAGWAAGLGMKLLLKGEQRVVSLPVSDLLSGTSGLVIGLLISVLLFPVLEKVIWIGSWLPIIVSTVLGIMGFRIGYEKKEELAQVFRNRAQNHEKQTHRPYEEHKILDTSVIIDGRIADICKTGFIEGTLVIPEFVLEELQHIADSSDLLKRNRGRRGLDILNKIQKELEVKVLIYEGDFEEISEVDSKLVRLAKVLQGKVITNDFNLNKVCELQGVSVLNINDLANAVKPVVLPGEEILVQVIKDGKEHGQGVAYLDDGTMIVVEGGRDFIGSNLEVMVTSVLQTSAGRMIFAKPKLLEKAQ; encoded by the coding sequence ATGATGAGGAAATGGCTTCAAATCATTTTTGCGATCATCGGAGGAGTTTTAGGTTTTGAGTGGAGTGGATGGAATGGCTATGCATTATGGATGATGGGAGCAATTGCTTTTATCATGTGCTTAGCTGCGGGATGGGCGGCGGGCCTTGGAATGAAGCTGCTGCTCAAAGGAGAACAAAGGGTCGTTAGTTTACCGGTATCTGACTTGCTGTCAGGGACATCGGGTTTGGTCATAGGGTTGCTGATTTCTGTCCTTTTATTTCCCGTCTTGGAAAAAGTGATCTGGATCGGCTCCTGGCTTCCTATCATTGTTTCTACGGTTCTCGGTATCATGGGCTTTCGGATCGGTTATGAGAAGAAAGAAGAGCTTGCCCAGGTTTTCAGAAACCGGGCGCAGAACCATGAAAAACAGACTCATCGTCCTTATGAGGAACACAAAATTTTGGACACCAGCGTGATTATCGACGGCCGGATAGCCGATATTTGCAAGACGGGATTCATTGAAGGTACCCTGGTGATCCCTGAATTCGTGCTTGAAGAACTGCAGCATATTGCCGATTCCTCCGACTTGTTGAAACGTAACCGCGGCAGGCGGGGCCTGGACATTTTGAATAAAATCCAAAAGGAGCTTGAGGTTAAGGTACTGATCTACGAAGGCGACTTTGAGGAAATTTCCGAGGTGGACAGCAAGCTGGTCCGGCTCGCCAAGGTGCTGCAGGGGAAGGTAATTACGAATGATTTTAATTTAAATAAAGTTTGCGAGCTTCAAGGCGTCTCAGTTTTGAATATTAATGATTTGGCGAATGCAGTCAAGCCTGTCGTCCTTCCGGGTGAGGAAATTCTCGTACAGGTGATCAAAGACGGCAAGGAGCATGGACAAGGAGTCGCCTATCTGGATGACGGTACGATGATTGTCGTCGAGGGCGGGCGTGATTTTATCGGGTCTAATTTGGAGGTCATG